One region of Streptococcus parasanguinis genomic DNA includes:
- the prmA gene encoding 50S ribosomal protein L11 methyltransferase — METWQELKVTVKREGEELVSNLLIELGAQGVAIEDSMDYVGNVDRFGEIFPDVEQQEEIVVTAYYPETVDVAAVEADLQARLAELTDFMDLGEVKMGTTALAEEDWADNWKKYYEPARITHDLTIVPSWTDYEATAGEKIIKLDPGMAFGTGTHPTTKMSLFALEQVLRGGETVLDVGTGSGVLSIASSLLGAKEIFAYDLDDVAVRVAQENIELNPGMENIHVAPGDLLKGVEIEADVIVANILADILIHLTDDAYRLVKDEGYLIMSGIIKDKWDMVRESAESAGFFLETHMIQGEWNACVFKKTKDISGVIGG; from the coding sequence ATGGAAACATGGCAAGAGTTAAAAGTTACAGTGAAGCGTGAGGGTGAGGAACTAGTCTCCAACCTCTTGATCGAGTTAGGCGCCCAAGGGGTAGCAATCGAAGACAGCATGGATTATGTGGGAAATGTCGACCGCTTTGGTGAGATTTTTCCTGATGTCGAGCAGCAAGAAGAAATTGTGGTGACCGCCTACTACCCGGAGACGGTCGATGTAGCTGCGGTTGAAGCGGACTTGCAGGCTCGCTTAGCAGAATTGACAGACTTTATGGATCTGGGTGAGGTCAAGATGGGGACGACTGCTCTAGCTGAGGAAGATTGGGCCGACAACTGGAAGAAATACTATGAACCAGCTCGCATTACCCATGACTTGACCATCGTGCCGTCATGGACGGACTATGAGGCGACTGCGGGAGAAAAGATTATCAAGCTGGACCCTGGTATGGCCTTTGGAACTGGGACCCACCCAACAACCAAGATGAGCCTCTTTGCCTTGGAGCAGGTTCTTCGTGGTGGCGAAACAGTGCTGGATGTGGGGACAGGTTCCGGTGTTCTCTCTATTGCTAGCTCACTCCTAGGTGCCAAGGAAATCTTCGCCTATGACTTAGATGATGTAGCGGTTCGGGTCGCTCAGGAAAATATTGAACTCAACCCGGGAATGGAAAACATCCATGTAGCTCCAGGCGATTTGCTGAAAGGCGTGGAGATTGAGGCAGATGTCATCGTGGCCAACATCTTGGCGGATATTCTTATCCATCTGACAGATGATGCTTATCGTTTGGTCAAGGACGAAGGTTACCTGATCATGAGTGGAATTATCAAGGACAAATGGGACATGGTACGTGAGTCGGCTGAGTCAGCTGGATTTTTCCTTGAAACCCACATGATCCAAGGGGAATGGAATGCCTGCGTCTTCAAGAAGACCAAGGATATCTCCGGTGTGATTGGAGGCTAG
- a CDS encoding C1 domain-containing protein has translation MDYQLLPHEFMIMHSDHVCFGNSTTLTDELILTNLNLVHIKKGIFGGKKSQQLIPINQIKLFEGKPQVSVCKVNGSKRLEIYYNGGQVVFGFDNAKDTDKWASNLIKLVTGDTSNFDKLGDSSLFGLDVLAETLKDTFNVFKTGLGIKEKEPERITTKCTFCGAPLSGLAKQTVRCSYCDMEQNL, from the coding sequence ATGGATTATCAACTATTACCTCATGAATTTATGATAATGCACAGCGACCACGTTTGTTTTGGGAACTCAACCACTTTAACAGACGAATTGATTTTGACAAATCTAAATTTAGTCCATATTAAAAAAGGAATCTTTGGAGGAAAGAAAAGTCAACAATTGATTCCTATTAATCAAATCAAATTGTTCGAGGGAAAACCACAGGTTTCGGTCTGTAAAGTAAATGGATCAAAACGCTTAGAAATATACTACAATGGAGGCCAAGTCGTTTTTGGGTTCGATAACGCTAAAGATACCGACAAATGGGCTTCCAATTTAATTAAGCTTGTAACAGGAGATACAAGTAATTTTGATAAGTTAGGAGATAGTAGCCTGTTTGGACTAGATGTTTTAGCTGAAACTCTAAAAGATACTTTTAACGTCTTTAAAACAGGATTAGGAATTAAAGAGAAAGAGCCTGAAAGAATCACCACAAAGTGTACTTTTTGCGGAGCTCCTTTGTCAGGATTAGCTAAACAAACAGTAAGATGCTCATATTGCGATATGGAACAAAATCTATAG
- a CDS encoding DUF308 domain-containing protein — protein MKFSNRLLLFLAGVVFVLLGLFLFTNPVANLVAYSWWISFGLLVSSIAAILGYFSAPKELRSPFYLFQGFVSLLLALYLVAYGFVTLPVVIPTIVGIWLIVEAIIAFFKGNRLGLIFPIIGSNITWVALLEFLLGLVILFNPVATGVFVVYVIAFSFLVTGFTYIIEAFRK, from the coding sequence ATGAAATTTTCTAATCGTTTACTGCTATTCCTTGCAGGAGTTGTTTTTGTCCTTTTAGGACTTTTCCTATTTACAAACCCAGTAGCTAATCTTGTTGCTTACAGCTGGTGGATTTCATTTGGTTTACTGGTTTCTTCTATAGCAGCTATTTTAGGCTATTTCTCTGCACCAAAAGAGCTTCGCTCACCTTTTTATCTTTTCCAAGGATTTGTTAGTCTTCTCTTAGCTCTTTACCTCGTTGCTTATGGCTTTGTGACCCTGCCGGTCGTCATTCCGACCATTGTAGGAATTTGGTTAATTGTAGAAGCCATTATTGCTTTCTTTAAAGGCAATCGTCTAGGATTGATTTTCCCTATTATTGGTAGCAATATCACGTGGGTAGCCTTGCTTGAATTTTTACTAGGTCTAGTGATTCTGTTCAATCCAGTGGCTACAGGTGTCTTTGTCGTTTATGTCATTGCCTTTTCATTTTTAGTTACTGGCTTCACCTACATTATTGAGGCCTTTCGTAAATAG
- a CDS encoding helix-turn-helix domain-containing protein: MFPDISDYEKQKSYPTFANLDKIAEYFNATPTQLFGTSKEIELEKSVLESNEYSDKVSEILKAVKYIEDFLETDGQYLEDLLYLTRGNQLYTEDGDELYIDPTSQKRTLHNQYEPGFIEARDKSPLELLIENKELFDK, translated from the coding sequence ATCTTTCCAGACATCTCTGATTACGAAAAACAAAAAAGCTATCCTACCTTTGCAAATTTGGATAAGATAGCAGAATATTTTAATGCAACTCCAACCCAACTATTTGGAACTAGTAAAGAGATTGAGTTAGAAAAGAGTGTTCTTGAATCTAATGAATACTCTGATAAAGTAAGTGAGATTTTAAAAGCTGTCAAATACATCGAAGATTTTCTAGAAACTGATGGACAGTACTTAGAGGATTTACTTTACTTAACAAGAGGCAACCAACTATACACAGAAGATGGAGATGAGTTGTATATTGATCCAACTTCTCAGAAAAGAACACTTCATAACCAATATGAACCTGGTTTTATTGAAGCAAGGGATAAATCTCCACTAGAACTCTTAATTGAAAATAAGGAATTGTTTGATAAATAG
- a CDS encoding helix-turn-helix domain-containing protein — MFPDISDYEKQKSYPTFANLDKIAEYFNATPTQLFGTSKEIELEKSVLESNEYSDKVSEILKAVKYIEDFLETDGQYLEDLLYLTRGNQLYTEDGDELYIDPTSQKRTLHNQYEPGFIEARDKSPLELLIENKDLLD; from the coding sequence ATCTTTCCAGACATCTCTGATTACGAAAAACAAAAAAGCTATCCTACCTTTGCAAATTTGGATAAGATAGCAGAATATTTTAATGCAACTCCAACCCAACTATTTGGAACTAGTAAAGAGATTGAGTTAGAAAAGAGTGTTCTTGAATCTAATGAATACTCTGATAAAGTAAGTGAGATTTTAAAAGCTGTCAAATACATCGAAGATTTTCTAGAAACTGATGGACAGTACTTAGAGGATTTACTTTACTTAACAAGAGGCAACCAACTATACACAGAAGATGGAGATGAGTTGTATATTGATCCAACTTCTCAGAAAAGAACACTTCATAACCAATATGAACCTGGTTTTATTGAAGCAAGGGATAAATCTCCACTAGAACTCTTAATTGAAAATAAGGACCTATTAGATTAA
- a CDS encoding DUF3013 family protein translates to MSKYGFLDVLEEEMDKVFPFDFEINWDKKNHAVEVAFLLEAQNTGGVALVDEAGEESDEDIFFEEAVLFYNPAKSHVEEDAYLTAIPYEPKKGLSREFLAYFATFLRDTAELALDELMDFLADEEAESFEIVWNQEVFEEGKVGLEESTFYPYPRY, encoded by the coding sequence ATGTCTAAATACGGATTTTTGGATGTTTTAGAAGAGGAGATGGACAAGGTTTTTCCTTTTGATTTTGAGATCAATTGGGATAAGAAAAACCATGCGGTAGAAGTGGCTTTTCTCTTGGAAGCGCAAAACACAGGCGGGGTTGCACTGGTTGATGAAGCTGGCGAAGAATCTGACGAGGATATCTTCTTTGAAGAAGCCGTGCTCTTCTACAATCCAGCCAAGTCTCATGTGGAGGAAGATGCCTATTTAACAGCGATTCCTTATGAGCCTAAAAAAGGCTTGTCTCGTGAGTTTCTAGCCTATTTTGCGACTTTCCTCCGAGATACAGCCGAGCTGGCCTTGGATGAGCTCATGGATTTCTTAGCAGACGAAGAAGCAGAGAGCTTTGAGATCGTCTGGAACCAAGAAGTTTTTGAAGAAGGAAAAGTTGGCCTAGAAGAAAGCACCTTTTATCCCTATCCGAGATATTAG
- a CDS encoding replication-associated recombination protein A: MPDNLALRMRPRTIDQVIGQQHLVGEGKIIRRMVEANRLSSMILYGPPGIGKTSIASAIAGTTKYAFRTFNATVDSKKRLQEIAEEAKFSGGLVLLLDEIHRLDKTKQDFLLPLLESGLVIMIGATTENPFFSVTPAIRSRVQIFELEPLTTEEVKQALKTALDDPERGFDFPVVLDEDALDFIATSTNGDLRSAFNSLDLAVLSTSENAEGIRHITLEIMENSLQRSYITMDKDGDGHYDVLSALQKSIRGSDVDASLHYAARLIEAGDLPSLARRLTVIAYEDIGLANPDAQIHTVTALQAAERIGFPEARILIANIVIDLALSPKSNSAYVAMDKALADLRSSGNLPIPRHLRDGHYAGSKELGNAQNYKYPHNYPGNWVNQDYLPDKLKHASYFIPNENGKYERALGATKEKIDQFKKK; the protein is encoded by the coding sequence ATGCCCGACAATCTCGCACTCCGTATGCGACCACGAACGATCGATCAAGTCATCGGTCAACAGCACCTGGTTGGAGAAGGCAAAATCATTCGTCGCATGGTCGAGGCCAATCGTCTGTCCTCTATGATTCTCTATGGACCTCCGGGGATCGGAAAGACCAGTATTGCTTCTGCGATCGCAGGAACGACTAAGTATGCCTTTCGGACTTTTAATGCAACGGTTGACAGTAAAAAACGCCTACAAGAAATCGCAGAGGAGGCCAAATTTTCTGGTGGCTTGGTCCTGCTCTTGGACGAAATCCATCGCCTCGATAAAACCAAGCAAGATTTTCTCCTGCCTTTGCTCGAAAGCGGTCTGGTCATCATGATCGGTGCAACGACTGAAAATCCCTTTTTCTCTGTCACACCCGCTATTCGTAGCCGCGTACAAATCTTTGAGCTGGAACCGTTGACGACGGAGGAGGTCAAGCAAGCTCTAAAAACGGCGCTGGATGATCCCGAGCGTGGCTTTGATTTTCCAGTCGTGCTCGATGAGGACGCTTTGGATTTCATCGCTACCTCAACCAATGGAGATCTTCGCTCTGCCTTTAATTCTCTCGATCTGGCTGTGCTGTCGACCTCTGAAAATGCAGAAGGGATCCGCCATATTACGCTAGAGATCATGGAAAACAGCCTCCAGCGCAGCTACATCACTATGGACAAAGATGGAGACGGCCACTACGACGTGCTCTCTGCTCTGCAAAAATCTATCCGTGGTTCGGATGTCGATGCTAGTCTCCACTACGCCGCTCGTTTGATCGAAGCCGGAGATCTACCCAGCCTCGCTCGTCGCTTGACTGTTATCGCTTATGAGGACATCGGTCTGGCCAATCCAGATGCGCAGATTCATACGGTAACAGCCCTTCAAGCAGCTGAGCGCATCGGCTTTCCTGAGGCTCGCATTCTCATCGCCAATATTGTCATCGATCTAGCCCTTTCGCCTAAATCCAACTCAGCCTACGTCGCAATGGACAAGGCGCTGGCTGATCTTAGAAGTTCTGGCAACCTTCCTATTCCTCGCCACCTCCGCGATGGTCATTATGCTGGAAGCAAGGAACTGGGAAATGCGCAAAACTATAAATACCCTCACAACTACCCTGGCAACTGGGTCAATCAGGACTACTTGCCAGACAAGCTCAAACACGCTTCCTACTTTATTCCCAATGAAAATGGCAAGTACGAGCGTGCTCTCGGAGCCACCAAGGAGAAGATTGATCAATTTAAGAAAAAGTGA
- a CDS encoding SPFH domain-containing protein, with amino-acid sequence MGFIKAVTDSIGGTFADQWKEIITVQAFDEHTAVSPGILQENNNGRGVNNKGSVGVISNGSKIFVPENTAAFIFSQSGIEEIITKPGGYEYQNGENSIFNGDGIKKSLFDNVVNRVGFGGQSDQQKQISFVNLREIRDIKFGTRGPVMYNDLFYGADLEVRAFGTFSIQITDAERFVRNFLPANVSYYTFDSLQARSQIVTEFLQSFIVALNSLSTTYRISQLPSQATVLANQVACDNQYAGTWKERFGFEIIKVAIANIEFSPESKELVKQFSSNKMNLKAYDDVSQKSSNIAAQQKIASGIEQHGLGDGPGMIFGMNIAQQLDDRASKPTMTFDEQIEMLTKLKSLLDAGILSQDEFDQKKKEIMDL; translated from the coding sequence ATGGGATTTATTAAAGCAGTAACAGATTCAATTGGTGGTACATTTGCTGATCAGTGGAAAGAAATCATTACAGTTCAAGCTTTTGACGAACATACAGCAGTAAGCCCTGGTATTCTTCAGGAAAACAACAACGGTAGAGGGGTTAATAATAAGGGATCTGTAGGCGTTATCTCCAATGGTTCTAAAATTTTTGTCCCAGAGAATACAGCCGCTTTTATCTTTAGCCAATCCGGAATCGAGGAAATCATTACTAAACCAGGTGGATACGAATACCAAAATGGAGAAAATAGTATCTTTAATGGTGACGGAATAAAAAAATCACTTTTCGATAATGTAGTAAACCGTGTTGGTTTTGGTGGCCAGAGTGATCAACAAAAACAGATTTCTTTTGTAAATTTACGAGAGATCCGGGATATTAAATTCGGAACCCGCGGACCCGTTATGTATAACGATTTGTTTTATGGAGCTGACTTAGAAGTGCGAGCATTCGGTACATTCTCTATTCAAATTACAGATGCAGAACGATTTGTCCGCAACTTTCTTCCTGCAAATGTTAGTTATTATACGTTTGATAGCCTGCAAGCGAGGTCCCAAATTGTAACTGAATTTTTACAATCTTTTATTGTAGCTCTAAATTCTCTATCTACTACTTACCGAATTTCACAATTACCATCACAAGCAACAGTTCTAGCAAACCAAGTAGCTTGTGATAATCAATATGCTGGAACTTGGAAAGAACGTTTTGGTTTTGAAATTATAAAAGTAGCTATTGCAAATATCGAATTCTCACCTGAATCTAAGGAGTTAGTAAAACAATTTTCATCCAATAAGATGAACTTAAAAGCATATGATGATGTATCACAGAAATCATCTAATATTGCAGCCCAACAAAAGATCGCTTCGGGAATTGAACAGCATGGTCTCGGAGATGGCCCTGGAATGATCTTTGGAATGAATATAGCTCAACAATTAGATGACAGAGCAAGCAAGCCGACGATGACTTTTGACGAACAAATAGAGATGCTGACAAAGTTAAAATCACTTTTAGATGCAGGCATTCTATCTCAGGATGAATTTGACCAAAAGAAAAAAGAAATCATGGATTTATAA
- a CDS encoding 16S rRNA (uracil(1498)-N(3))-methyltransferase yields the protein MQQYFVKGLASSPVTIEDKETSKHMFQVMRLKEDDEVTLVFDDGIKRLARVVNVETRHLELIEELADNVELPVQVTIASGFPKGDKLEFITQKVTELGASQIWAFPADWSVAKWDGKKLGKKVEKLEKIALGAAEQSKRNLVPSITLFEKKADFLAQLDQFDSIVVAYEESAKEGEAAALLQSLTGIEAGSKLLFIFGPEGGLSPAEIESFAAKGAVLAGLGPRILRAETAPLYALSAVSVVTELMN from the coding sequence ATGCAGCAGTATTTTGTAAAAGGTTTGGCTAGCTCACCTGTCACTATCGAGGACAAGGAGACCAGCAAGCACATGTTTCAGGTCATGCGCTTGAAAGAGGATGACGAAGTTACACTAGTTTTTGATGATGGGATCAAGCGCTTGGCGCGCGTGGTCAATGTAGAAACCCGTCATTTGGAACTAATCGAGGAATTAGCAGACAATGTGGAACTGCCAGTCCAAGTGACCATCGCATCAGGCTTCCCCAAGGGAGACAAGCTGGAGTTTATCACTCAAAAAGTAACAGAACTGGGTGCTAGTCAGATATGGGCCTTTCCTGCAGACTGGTCAGTCGCCAAATGGGACGGCAAGAAATTGGGCAAAAAGGTCGAGAAGCTAGAAAAAATCGCCCTTGGAGCAGCAGAACAAAGCAAGCGGAATCTTGTTCCAAGCATTACCCTTTTTGAGAAAAAGGCAGACTTTCTAGCCCAACTGGACCAGTTTGACTCTATCGTAGTGGCTTATGAAGAGTCAGCCAAAGAAGGAGAGGCAGCAGCTTTACTTCAGTCGCTGACCGGAATAGAAGCTGGAAGCAAACTGCTCTTTATCTTTGGACCAGAGGGTGGCCTCTCTCCTGCAGAAATTGAAAGTTTTGCAGCCAAAGGAGCAGTCCTTGCAGGACTTGGACCTCGGATTTTACGAGCAGAAACAGCCCCACTCTATGCTCTCAGCGCTGTGAGTGTTGTTACAGAATTAATGAACTAA
- a CDS encoding YeiH family protein: protein MSFLSKNWAGLLACLIISIISWVLGGFLPVVGAPVFAIFIGMILYPFLTPYKQLDAGLTYSSKKLLQYAVILLGFGLNISQVFAVGKSSLPVILSTISIALIIAFFFQRFFNMDTKLATLIGVGSSICGGSAIAATAPVIHAKEKEVAQAISVIFFFNVLAALIFPTLGSWLHLSNEGFALFAGTAVNDTSSVTATASAWDSLYHTNTLESATIVKLTRTLAIIPITLFLSYWQSRQQDNNQGVKLKKIFPVFILYFILASLLTTVLTSFGVSNSFFSPLKQLSKFLIIMAMSAIGLKTNLVAMIKSSGKSILLGALCWIAIILTSLGMQLLIGIF, encoded by the coding sequence ATGTCATTTCTATCAAAAAATTGGGCAGGACTGTTAGCCTGTCTGATCATTTCTATCATCTCTTGGGTTTTAGGAGGCTTTCTGCCTGTTGTGGGAGCACCTGTTTTCGCCATTTTTATCGGAATGATTCTCTACCCCTTTCTCACTCCCTATAAACAACTGGATGCTGGTTTGACTTATAGCTCCAAAAAATTGCTTCAGTATGCTGTTATCTTACTTGGTTTTGGACTCAATATCTCTCAAGTTTTCGCAGTTGGAAAATCTTCCCTTCCTGTCATCCTTTCGACTATTTCTATCGCTTTAATTATTGCTTTCTTTTTCCAACGATTTTTTAACATGGATACAAAGCTAGCTACCTTGATTGGGGTAGGCTCTTCTATCTGTGGCGGTTCTGCCATTGCAGCGACTGCTCCTGTTATTCACGCCAAGGAAAAAGAAGTAGCCCAAGCCATTTCTGTTATCTTTTTCTTCAATGTCTTGGCAGCTCTTATCTTTCCAACTCTAGGTTCTTGGCTCCATCTCTCCAACGAAGGTTTTGCTCTCTTTGCGGGTACTGCGGTCAACGATACTTCCTCTGTAACAGCCACAGCTAGCGCCTGGGATAGTCTGTATCATACCAATACTCTAGAATCTGCAACCATTGTCAAACTGACTCGTACCTTAGCTATTATCCCTATTACTCTCTTCCTCTCCTATTGGCAAAGCCGTCAACAAGACAACAACCAAGGAGTAAAGCTTAAAAAAATCTTCCCCGTTTTCATTCTCTACTTCATCCTAGCTTCTCTGCTAACTACCGTCCTTACTTCTTTTGGTGTTAGCAATAGCTTCTTTTCACCTCTCAAACAGCTCTCCAAATTCCTCATCATCATGGCTATGAGTGCTATTGGTCTCAAAACTAACCTCGTTGCTATGATCAAATCCAGTGGAAAATCCATTCTTCTTGGAGCCCTTTGCTGGATTGCTATCATCCTGACTAGTCTTGGCATGCAATTACTCATCGGTATTTTCTAA
- a CDS encoding GIY-YIG nuclease family protein — protein MKRSKNINMFLMDGEVTGIIKCTLSNWTGVIYKIPRIQLSDLKSRDEMKQSGIYFLFGRDENKQKDVTYIGQATNRKNGEGVLLRVQEHTRDNHADYFNDVIILTTQNISFGPTEISYLENKFTQLAKDAGRFIVKNGNEPNSGNVTEEKQSELDEVVENTLMIVGTLGYRVFVPMTKKTDQNVSNENSTHLYLKRKTKKSNRMIEAICEQTSEGFVVLEGSQVDEVDSPAIPASLKELRKELIKSNVIKDGVLQEKQLFSSPSYAAAFVLGMNTNGRTDWKNKDGKTLKELEETMDC, from the coding sequence ATGAAGCGTAGTAAAAATATCAACATGTTTCTCATGGATGGAGAAGTTACTGGTATAATCAAATGTACCTTGTCCAATTGGACAGGTGTGATCTATAAAATTCCACGCATTCAATTATCAGATTTAAAATCACGTGACGAAATGAAGCAAAGTGGCATTTATTTCTTATTTGGTCGTGATGAAAATAAGCAAAAGGATGTTACCTATATTGGGCAGGCGACGAATCGCAAAAATGGTGAAGGTGTCCTTTTACGTGTTCAGGAACATACTCGTGATAACCATGCAGATTATTTTAATGATGTGATTATTTTGACGACGCAGAATATTTCCTTTGGTCCCACAGAAATTAGTTACTTGGAAAATAAATTTACACAACTAGCAAAGGACGCGGGGCGCTTTATTGTCAAAAATGGGAATGAGCCCAATTCTGGGAATGTAACAGAAGAAAAGCAGTCTGAGTTGGATGAGGTTGTAGAAAATACTTTGATGATTGTAGGAACCTTAGGGTACCGAGTGTTTGTTCCTATGACCAAGAAAACAGATCAGAATGTTTCTAATGAAAATTCAACTCATCTCTATTTGAAGCGAAAAACAAAGAAATCAAATCGAATGATTGAAGCTATCTGCGAACAGACTTCGGAAGGTTTTGTTGTTTTAGAAGGCAGTCAAGTGGATGAGGTTGATTCACCCGCAATACCAGCAAGTCTAAAAGAATTGCGTAAGGAATTAATCAAATCAAATGTGATTAAAGATGGTGTTTTACAAGAAAAACAACTGTTCTCCAGTCCATCTTACGCAGCCGCTTTTGTACTAGGCATGAATACGAATGGTCGAACGGATTGGAAAAATAAGGACGGTAAGACTTTAAAAGAATTAGAAGAAACAATGGATTGTTAA
- a CDS encoding NUDIX hydrolase — protein MLEDCLEERFEFTGCKITLICEGQILTILRDDKETIPYPNMWDLPGGGREGNETPFECVAREVYEELNIQLSKEEVIWSEIYPGILDEKKQFVFLVGNLAQEEFEHIDFGDEGQGYKLVSFEEFLTSDRVVPQLQERVRDYVEKKLG, from the coding sequence ATGCTTGAGGATTGCTTAGAAGAGCGGTTCGAATTTACGGGTTGTAAAATTACCTTGATTTGTGAGGGGCAAATTTTGACCATCTTGCGCGATGATAAAGAAACGATTCCTTACCCCAATATGTGGGACTTGCCAGGTGGTGGTCGGGAAGGAAATGAGACACCTTTTGAGTGTGTGGCGCGTGAGGTTTATGAGGAATTGAATATTCAACTGTCGAAAGAGGAAGTGATATGGTCCGAGATCTATCCTGGCATCTTGGATGAGAAGAAACAGTTCGTTTTTCTAGTTGGCAATCTAGCCCAAGAAGAGTTTGAACACATTGACTTTGGAGATGAGGGACAGGGCTATAAGTTAGTGAGCTTTGAAGAGTTTTTAACTTCAGATCGTGTTGTTCCCCAATTGCAAGAACGGGTGAGAGATTATGTGGAGAAGAAATTAGGATGA